ACCTTATGTGACAAATATTCCACAATTAATAGAATTTTTAAAAACTTCACCAAATTATGGTAAGGAAAATAAATGGATTAAAGGTTGGTGTTATGATGAATCAAAACTAGATGAAAAAAGAGCTCCTACTATAAAAGATTTAGATTTGATAAGCTCAACACAACCAATTTTTATATTAAGAAGTTGCTGTCATTCTTGCGTTTGCAATTCTAAAGCATTAGAACTAGCAAATATTACAAAAGACACAAAAGAGCCTAAAGGTGGAAAAATAGGCAGATTTGAAGACGGCACTCCTAATGGTATTATGTATGATTTAGGTGCATCTATGTTAATTCGCAATGCAATGGAAAAAGAAAGCTTAGAAGATGAAGCAAAAAAATTAGTAAAATTAGGCGAAATTTATGCAAGTTTAGGAATAGTAAATATTAGTGATATGATGTGTTATTCTAAACCTTTAAAAGCTTATGAATTATATAAATTAGCAAAAAATATGGGTTTAAAACAAAGAGTTAGTTTATATCAAGTTTATAAAGACGCTAAAGAATTTGGCTTATTTAAAAGCGTAGAAGATATTAAAACTAATGGAATTAAATTCTTTGTAGATGGCACTATTTCATCACAAACTGCATTTACTCATAAACCTTATAAAAATAGCGACAATTATGGGGATTTAGTATGTAATATTAATGAAATTAAAGAAGCCATTGATTTTGCCAAAAATAATAATTGCCAAATAAGTTTTCATCTAATGGGAGATAAAGCTATAGATATAGTAATTGATAATCTTACAAGCTATGAAAATTGGTTAAAAGATTATCCTAGCGTTAGATTTGAGCATGCTTCTATGCTAAATTTAAAACATATTGAAAAAATAAAAAAGTTAAAAGTAAAAATTGCTATAAGCACACAACCAATATTTCAATACGCTGAATATACAAGCTATGAAGATGCGTTAGAAGATGATAGATTTAATTCAATTTGTGCTTTAAACACATTAAAAGAACATTTAGATTTAAGCATTTCAAGTGATGCACCAGCTACAATTCATCACGAGCCTTTTAATTTATTTGTAAGTATTAATGCAGCTGTTGTAAGAACTAATCCTAACGGCAAAAACTATAATAAAAATGAAGAAATATCAGTTGAAGATGCAATTTTAATGCTAACTAAAAACTCACAAAATATCCTAATGCTAAAAAATTGCACAACTATTGAAGATGGTAAAAGCGCTGATTTTATTGTCTTAGATAATGATATTTTTAGTGTTGATAAAACAAAAATAAAAGATATAAAAGTTCATCAAACTTGGCTAAAAGGCGAAAGAATTTACTAATCCTTTTTCAAGGATTAGTTTAAATTATATTTTTCTAATAATTTTAAATAAGTTCCATCTTGCTTAAATTTCTCAATAGTTTTATCAAAATCATCTCTTAATTTTGTATTACCCTTTTTAAAAGCTAGGCTCATTCCTTCAATACTAGAAGTAGCAAAAACTTCTAAATTTGGATACTTTTTCATATAACTTTTAGCGACTGGTTCTTCCATTACAAAACCATCAATTTTACCATTTAAAGTAGAATTAATAAGCACTATATATTCTTCGTTTAAATACGGCTTAACACCTTTTAAATTAGTTATTTCGTCAGCTTGAAGAGTGCCTATTTTTGCCCCAATTATTGCACCATTTGATAAATCATCTAAAGAATTTATTTTATCATTTCCTTTTAACTTCAAATAATAATTTTTGCTATCAAATATGCTTTTTGTAAATTCAGCATTTTTAGCTCTTTGTGAAGTATAACTCATACCTGCTGAAATAATATCAATTTTACCCACTTTTAAAGCCGCAATAAGCCCATCAAATGGCATTGTAACAGGCTCAACCTGAATACCTAACTCCTTTGCTACTGCTCTTACTAAATCAATCTCAAATCCTACAATTTCACCATTTTCTATATAATCAAATGGTGGATAATCATATCCTGTGCCAACCTTATAAATCTCTTGTGCGAAAAGCCCTAAAGCTAGCAATGTAGCTATAAAAATTTGTTTCATAATAATCTCCTAAAAATTAATAAAAATAAAAAATGTAAAAAATAAAAAAAATAGAATAAAAGAAGTGATAAGTTTTAACGCAGATTTGATTTATTTATTTGTAATTTTTCCATTTGTCCTCCTTAAAAAAATTGCTTTATAATAACTTTTTTTACAATAAATTAAAATAAATTCTTCAAAAATATTTTAAAATTGTATAAATTAGTAACAAAAGGAGAAAAAATGAAACTAACAAACAAAGATTTTCTAACTTTAAAAGATTTTAGTAAAGATGAAATCCTAGCACTTATTAAATTTGCAAAAGAGCTAAAAGAAAAGAAAAAGCAAGGTATAACAGGCAATCATTTGCAAGGAAAAAACATAGCTTTAATATTTGAAAAACCATCAACTAGAACAAGATGTGCATTTGTGGTAGCTTGTAACGATGAAAAAGCTTATCCTGAATATTTAGGTGCTAACGATATACAATTAGGCAAAAAAGAAAGCATACAAGATACCGCTAGGGTATTAAGTAGAATGTTTGATGGCATTGAGTTTCGCGGCTTTAATCAAAGTGATTTAGAAACCTTAGCAAAATATAGTGATGTTCCTGTTTGGAATGGTTTGACAAACGAATTTCATCCAACTCAAATTCTAGCCGATATGCTAACTATTTACGAGCATTTTAACAAACTAGAAGGGCTTAATTTTGCATATATTGGAGATGGTAGAAACAATATGGCAAATTCTCTTATGATAGGCTGTGCTAAATTAGGATTAAATTATATAAATATTAGCCCTAAAGAACTTCATCCTGATAATGAATTAATAAATCTTTGCAAAAGTTTTGCGAATAACTCAAGTATAAAAATCAGCGATAATATTGAAGATATTAAGGGTGCTGATATTATATATACTGATGTTTGGTGCTCTATGGGAGAAGAAGAAAAAGCAAAAGATAGAATAAATATTTTAAAACCTTATCAAGTAAATGATGAATTGCTTTTAAAAACTGGAAAAAATACAATAATAATGCACTGCTTACCTGCAGTAAAAGGTAATGAAATTACAGAAAATGTATTTGAAAATAATGCTGATATAATTTTTAATCAAGCAGAAAATAGAATGCACACTATAAAAGCTGTTATGATTGCTACTATTTGTAATATAGATATATAATTTATTAAACAAATATAAAGCATTTAGGGTTATAATTACCCCTTTTTTAAAATTTAAATTAAAGGATATTTTTAATGTTTGAGTTGATTAGTGATTCTTTTAAGCAAGCGGTAAATAAATTAAAAACAATAGATGATGAAAAAGCGTTAAAAAACGCTATGGAAACTCTTAAAAAGTCTTTGTTAAAGGCTGATGTTCATTTTAAGGTAACGAAAGAATTATTAGTTAATGTAGAAAATGAAGTAAAAGCAAAAGGAATCGGTCAAAAGCATTTTTTAGATGCAATTAAAAATAACCTTACAAACATACTAACACCAGAAAATAAAATAAGCGAATTTAGATTTTCTCCAAGTGGTTTAACATCTGTAATGATGATAGGCTTACAAGGTGGTGGAAAGACAACTAGCACGATAAAATTAGCAAATTATTTAAAACTTAGAAAGAAAAAAGTTCTAGTAGCAGCGTGTGATTTACAAAGACTTGCTGCGGTAGAGCAATTAAGACAATTATGTGAAGCTAATGAAATTGATTTATTTTCAATGGATAGCAAAGACCCTTGCGAAGTAGCAAAAAATGCTCTTAATAAAGCTAAAGATGGCTTATATGATGTATTATTAGTGGATACTGCAGGTCGTTTAGCGATTGATGAGCCTTTAATGAACGAATTAGCTCGTGTAAAAGATATAATAAATCCTTATGAGAGTTTTTATGTAGCTGATGCTATGAGTGGTCAAGAAGGTGTAAAAACTGCAGAAACATTTAATGAAAAAATAGGCATTAGTGGTGTTATTTTAAGTAAATTTGATGCAGATACTAAAGGCGGGGTTGCTTTAGGTATAGCAAAATTATTAAATCTACCTTTAAAATTCGTAGGTATTGGTGAGAAGGTAGGAGATTTTGAGAGTTTTGTTCCAGAAAGAATTGTTGGTCGTATTATGGGAGAAGGCGATTTAGCAACTTTAATGGAAAAAACTTCAGCAGTTTTTGATGAAAAAGAAGCAAAAATCTTAAGCAAAAAAATCAAAAAAGGTGAATTTAATTTCAATGATTTTATAAACCAACTTGAAAGTGTAAAAAAATTAGGGAATTTAGGTTCATTAGTTGGAATGATACCAGGTCTTGGTGGCATTGCTAATAAAGTAAAAGATATAGATTTAGAAAGTTCTAAAGAAATGATACATATAAAGGCAATGATTAGCTCAATGACACCAAAAGAAAGAGAAACTCCAAGCCTATTAAACAATGCTAGAAAAGCAAGAATTGCAAAAGGTGCAGGTCTATCTCAAATGGAAGTTAATAGATTTTTAAAACAATTTGAAAATGCGTCAAAAATCGCTAAAAAACTTTCAAAAGGTGGTATGAAAGGGCTAGGTTCTATGCTAAATCAAGGAAATTTTCCAAAATAATTAAAAATTTTTAAAGCTTTAAACTTATTTAAAGCTTTTTTATAGACAATTTTTGTTTATAAAAAATCTTTAAATCAATCAAGGAGAAAATAATGACAGTTGTAAGACTAACAAGAATGGGTAGAAAAAAGCGTCCTTTTTATCGTATCGTAGTAACAGATAGCAGAAAAAGAAGAGATGGCGGTTGGATTGAGAGTATAGGATATTACAATCCTATGAGCGAGCCTGAAACAATCAAATTTGATGCTGAAAGACTAGCTTACTGGAAAAGCGTAGGCGCTAAATTAAGCGATCGTGTAGCAAGAATTACAAAATAATGGTAAAAGAATTTATTTTTACATATGCAAAAACAATAGCCGCAAATCCTGAGCGGCTAGAAATTTTTGTAGAAGAAAAAGAAAATAACCTAATAGATATTGTTATTATGGCTACTAAAATAGATGCCGGAAGACTTATTGGAAAATCAGGAAAAATCATAACCGCAATTAAAACAATAGCAGTTAATCACAAAAATACTCAAAAATTAAATTATAAAATCACGGTAAAAACTTTTGATGAATAATCTAGTTTATGTTGCTAAAATTGGTAAAACTCACGGATTACTTGGTTTTTTAAAATTTCATAATAAAAGTGATTTTTACGAACAATTTAAACCTAAAGCTGAATTTTTTGATAAAAATGGTAAAAAATTCATAATTAAATCTTTTGATTTTTCAAATTCTTTAGTGCAATTTGTAGGATATGAAGATATAAATAAGGCTAAAGAACTTGTAAATATGGAGCTTTACTCTAATATTGAAAATACTAGAAAAAATATTAAGCTTAAAAAAGATGAATATTTTTATTTTGATATTATTGGGTTAAAAGTATATCAAGATGATGAGTTTTTAGGTAGCGTTGTTGATATTTTAGAAACAGGAGCTAATGATTTATTAGAGATAAAAACTAGCGATGAATTAGTAAATTTAGGCTTAGCTAAGAGTTTTTATATACCTTTTCACAATAATTTTATAATTTCAGTAAGTGATATTATCAAGGTAAATAATTCTAAAAGTATTTTAGAAAATTCGTA
This is a stretch of genomic DNA from Campylobacter sp. RM12651. It encodes these proteins:
- a CDS encoding amidohydrolase family protein, translating into MKIGFVNAKVFTGKNENDFISEFSIKNSKFCEINNVNRNDCNKIIDLKNACVIPALSDTHTHPTYVSQIIDSLACTKPYVTNIPQLIEFLKTSPNYGKENKWIKGWCYDESKLDEKRAPTIKDLDLISSTQPIFILRSCCHSCVCNSKALELANITKDTKEPKGGKIGRFEDGTPNGIMYDLGASMLIRNAMEKESLEDEAKKLVKLGEIYASLGIVNISDMMCYSKPLKAYELYKLAKNMGLKQRVSLYQVYKDAKEFGLFKSVEDIKTNGIKFFVDGTISSQTAFTHKPYKNSDNYGDLVCNINEIKEAIDFAKNNNCQISFHLMGDKAIDIVIDNLTSYENWLKDYPSVRFEHASMLNLKHIEKIKKLKVKIAISTQPIFQYAEYTSYEDALEDDRFNSICALNTLKEHLDLSISSDAPATIHHEPFNLFVSINAAVVRTNPNGKNYNKNEEISVEDAILMLTKNSQNILMLKNCTTIEDGKSADFIVLDNDIFSVDKTKIKDIKVHQTWLKGERIY
- a CDS encoding transporter substrate-binding domain-containing protein — encoded protein: MKQIFIATLLALGLFAQEIYKVGTGYDYPPFDYIENGEIVGFEIDLVRAVAKELGIQVEPVTMPFDGLIAALKVGKIDIISAGMSYTSQRAKNAEFTKSIFDSKNYYLKLKGNDKINSLDDLSNGAIIGAKIGTLQADEITNLKGVKPYLNEEYIVLINSTLNGKIDGFVMEEPVAKSYMKKYPNLEVFATSSIEGMSLAFKKGNTKLRDDFDKTIEKFKQDGTYLKLLEKYNLN
- the argF gene encoding ornithine carbamoyltransferase, with the protein product MKLTNKDFLTLKDFSKDEILALIKFAKELKEKKKQGITGNHLQGKNIALIFEKPSTRTRCAFVVACNDEKAYPEYLGANDIQLGKKESIQDTARVLSRMFDGIEFRGFNQSDLETLAKYSDVPVWNGLTNEFHPTQILADMLTIYEHFNKLEGLNFAYIGDGRNNMANSLMIGCAKLGLNYINISPKELHPDNELINLCKSFANNSSIKISDNIEDIKGADIIYTDVWCSMGEEEKAKDRINILKPYQVNDELLLKTGKNTIIMHCLPAVKGNEITENVFENNADIIFNQAENRMHTIKAVMIATICNIDI
- a CDS encoding signal recognition particle receptor subunit alpha, with protein sequence MFELISDSFKQAVNKLKTIDDEKALKNAMETLKKSLLKADVHFKVTKELLVNVENEVKAKGIGQKHFLDAIKNNLTNILTPENKISEFRFSPSGLTSVMMIGLQGGGKTTSTIKLANYLKLRKKKVLVAACDLQRLAAVEQLRQLCEANEIDLFSMDSKDPCEVAKNALNKAKDGLYDVLLVDTAGRLAIDEPLMNELARVKDIINPYESFYVADAMSGQEGVKTAETFNEKIGISGVILSKFDADTKGGVALGIAKLLNLPLKFVGIGEKVGDFESFVPERIVGRIMGEGDLATLMEKTSAVFDEKEAKILSKKIKKGEFNFNDFINQLESVKKLGNLGSLVGMIPGLGGIANKVKDIDLESSKEMIHIKAMISSMTPKERETPSLLNNARKARIAKGAGLSQMEVNRFLKQFENASKIAKKLSKGGMKGLGSMLNQGNFPK
- the rpsP gene encoding 30S ribosomal protein S16, with the translated sequence MTVVRLTRMGRKKRPFYRIVVTDSRKRRDGGWIESIGYYNPMSEPETIKFDAERLAYWKSVGAKLSDRVARITK
- a CDS encoding KH domain-containing protein; the encoded protein is MVKEFIFTYAKTIAANPERLEIFVEEKENNLIDIVIMATKIDAGRLIGKSGKIITAIKTIAVNHKNTQKLNYKITVKTFDE
- the rimM gene encoding ribosome maturation factor RimM (Essential for efficient processing of 16S rRNA), producing the protein MMNNLVYVAKIGKTHGLLGFLKFHNKSDFYEQFKPKAEFFDKNGKKFIIKSFDFSNSLVQFVGYEDINKAKELVNMELYSNIENTRKNIKLKKDEYFYFDIIGLKVYQDDEFLGSVVDILETGANDLLEIKTSDELVNLGLAKSFYIPFHNNFIISVSDIIKVNNSKSILENS